A single window of Nocardia sp. NBC_01327 DNA harbors:
- a CDS encoding helicase HerA-like domain-containing protein, whose translation MTTPQDKVAAARKAAEDAARIAAEATAAVEAAEKEAAEQEAAAQAADTKAGASASAKPAAAKEDSTADAATSPDELAAREIAAGYAFEGLALELGTVIVDGKVHPDARVRIPMKTMNRHGLVAGATGTGKTKTVQGIAEQLSAAGVPVVVADIKGDLSGLLRPGESNDKLIARAQETGAVDWKPSGFPCEFVSLGTEGIGVPIRATITAFGPILLSKVLGLNETQESTLGLIFHWADKNGLALLDLKDLRSVIQFLTSPEGKEDLKGIGGVSATTAGVILRALVNLEADGGDTFFGEPEMDPADLMRIAGGQGVITLFELGAQASRPQMFSTFLMWVLADLFQTLPEIGDMDKPKLVFIFDEAHLLFSGASKAFLQQVEQTVKLIRSKGVGVFFCTQLPTDIPNSVLSQLGARIQHALRAFTPEDQAALSKTVRTYPKTATYDLEKALTSLGIGEAVVTVLSEKGAPTPVAWARMQPPRSLMDTIGDDGIRASAQQSTLYSKYGQTIDRESAYEILTAKVAASADEAAAQAPAKSGRAPKPAPEDESMAEKVVNNPAFKNFLRSAATVAGREISRSIFGTRKR comes from the coding sequence ATGACCACCCCGCAGGACAAAGTAGCGGCGGCACGTAAGGCGGCGGAGGACGCGGCGCGGATCGCTGCGGAAGCGACCGCCGCGGTCGAAGCCGCGGAGAAGGAAGCGGCCGAGCAGGAGGCCGCGGCGCAGGCTGCCGATACGAAGGCCGGTGCGTCGGCGAGCGCGAAACCCGCTGCTGCGAAAGAGGACTCGACGGCCGACGCCGCGACGTCACCGGATGAGCTGGCCGCGCGTGAGATCGCCGCGGGGTACGCGTTCGAGGGGCTGGCGCTGGAGCTGGGCACTGTGATCGTGGACGGCAAGGTGCATCCCGATGCGCGCGTGCGGATTCCGATGAAGACCATGAACCGGCACGGCCTCGTGGCGGGCGCGACCGGTACCGGTAAGACCAAAACGGTGCAGGGCATTGCCGAGCAGTTGTCGGCCGCCGGTGTTCCGGTGGTGGTCGCCGATATCAAGGGCGACCTCTCGGGGCTGCTGCGGCCGGGCGAGTCGAACGACAAGCTGATCGCGCGAGCCCAGGAGACCGGTGCGGTCGATTGGAAGCCCTCCGGCTTCCCGTGCGAGTTCGTCTCACTGGGCACCGAGGGGATCGGGGTGCCGATTCGCGCCACCATCACCGCATTCGGCCCGATCCTGCTTTCGAAGGTGCTGGGGCTCAACGAGACTCAGGAGTCCACGCTCGGGCTCATCTTCCACTGGGCGGACAAGAACGGGCTGGCGCTGCTGGATCTGAAGGATCTGCGCTCGGTGATCCAGTTCCTCACCAGCCCGGAGGGCAAGGAGGATCTGAAGGGCATCGGCGGCGTCTCCGCGACCACCGCCGGTGTGATCCTGCGGGCCCTGGTCAATCTGGAGGCCGATGGCGGCGACACCTTCTTCGGTGAGCCGGAGATGGATCCGGCCGACCTCATGCGCATCGCCGGCGGGCAGGGTGTGATCACCCTGTTCGAACTGGGCGCGCAGGCCTCGCGGCCGCAGATGTTCTCCACGTTCCTCATGTGGGTGCTGGCCGACCTGTTCCAGACGCTGCCGGAGATCGGCGATATGGACAAGCCGAAGCTGGTCTTCATCTTCGACGAGGCGCATCTGCTCTTCAGCGGGGCGTCGAAGGCGTTCCTGCAGCAGGTGGAGCAGACGGTGAAGCTCATCCGCTCCAAGGGGGTCGGCGTGTTCTTCTGCACCCAGCTGCCCACGGATATCCCGAATTCCGTGCTCTCCCAACTGGGTGCGCGCATTCAGCACGCGCTGCGCGCGTTCACGCCGGAGGATCAGGCGGCGCTGTCGAAGACGGTGCGCACCTACCCCAAGACCGCCACGTACGACCTCGAAAAGGCGCTGACCTCACTGGGCATCGGTGAGGCGGTGGTGACGGTGCTGTCGGAGAAGGGCGCCCCGACCCCGGTGGCCTGGGCGCGCATGCAGCCGCCGCGCTCGCTCATGGACACCATCGGCGACGACGGAATCCGCGCCAGCGCACAGCAATCCACGCTGTACAGCAAATACGGCCAGACCATCGACCGGGAATCGGCCTACGAGATCCTGACGGCGAAGGTCGCCGCCTCGGCGGACGAGGCGGCCGCCCAGGCCCCGGCG
- the orn gene encoding oligoribonuclease codes for MSDKYVVWMDCEMTGLRLDSDKLIEVAVLVTDSELNILGEGVDIVIHADDAALAAMPPVVTEMHARSGLTEEVRASTVTMAEAEQQVLEYIKKYVPAPRTAPLAGNSIATDRGFLARDMPALDAHLHYRMIDVSSIKELARRWYPRIYFGQPEKGLSHRALADIKESIRELQYYRRTAFVPAPGPSTAEIAAVAAELSAPKPTGNTA; via the coding sequence GTGTCAGACAAATACGTGGTGTGGATGGATTGCGAGATGACCGGCCTACGCCTGGACAGCGACAAGCTGATCGAGGTGGCCGTGCTCGTGACCGACAGTGAGCTCAATATCCTCGGCGAGGGCGTGGACATCGTCATCCACGCCGATGACGCCGCTCTCGCGGCCATGCCGCCGGTGGTCACCGAGATGCATGCCCGGTCGGGGCTCACCGAAGAGGTTCGCGCCTCGACCGTCACCATGGCCGAGGCCGAGCAGCAGGTCCTCGAATACATCAAGAAGTACGTCCCGGCCCCGCGCACCGCGCCGCTGGCCGGCAATTCGATCGCCACCGATCGCGGTTTCCTCGCCCGCGATATGCCCGCCCTCGACGCACACCTGCACTACCGCATGATCGATGTGAGTTCCATCAAGGAATTGGCCCGCCGCTGGTACCCGCGCATCTACTTCGGCCAGCCGGAGAAGGGCCTCTCGCACCGCGCCCTCGCGGACATCAAGGAGTCGATCCGCGAACTGCAGTACTACCGCCGCACCGCCTTCGTGCCCGCACCCGGCCCGTCAACGGCGGAAATCGCCGCGGTGGCGGCCGAGCTCAGTGCCCCGAAACCGACCGGAAATACCGCGTAA